The proteins below are encoded in one region of Verrucomicrobiia bacterium:
- a CDS encoding Rieske (2Fe-2S) protein: protein MHTAYGMPQTLAAGGTKFMNPDIDFTKPDDLEGAFKALGRNVAVSRGHWERDNDCEARDLAWNHIDQMHRQHIHGTYTDALRFFRSRSNAVSLTRMRMPLLGIPLWVVVNDIQLGEGLYYQTFTLFNLLHVHMINKISPRANKSREELDWFVVSHKLLKFLHAPLTKRFSGIMQLQSGEDVPIRVRRAALREKGYSFDTDKPDMMNSNKVTSGVIPPRLSGAQRISLDGLEVSARPHRVAAGPVEFLVLRQGPRDMTVWTEVCPHQGGPLSEGRICQDQIECPWHGLKFAGARLTEDKPYGKFGRYELRLENNTLSIEEKEAAAAPRHAL from the coding sequence ATGCACACGGCCTATGGCATGCCGCAAACGCTTGCGGCGGGCGGTACAAAATTCATGAATCCCGACATCGATTTCACCAAACCCGATGATCTCGAAGGCGCATTCAAGGCGCTCGGCAGGAATGTGGCGGTCTCGCGCGGACATTGGGAAAGAGACAATGACTGCGAGGCGCGCGACCTGGCCTGGAACCACATCGATCAGATGCACCGGCAGCACATCCACGGCACTTACACGGACGCGCTCCGCTTTTTCCGCTCCCGCTCGAACGCCGTTTCGCTGACCCGCATGCGCATGCCGCTGCTCGGGATTCCTCTCTGGGTCGTGGTCAACGACATCCAGCTCGGCGAAGGCCTGTATTATCAAACGTTCACGCTTTTCAATCTCCTTCACGTGCACATGATCAACAAAATCAGCCCGCGGGCAAACAAGTCCCGCGAAGAGCTCGACTGGTTCGTGGTTTCGCATAAGCTTCTCAAGTTCCTGCACGCGCCGCTGACAAAAAGATTCAGCGGGATCATGCAGCTCCAAAGCGGGGAAGACGTTCCCATCCGCGTGCGCCGCGCGGCGCTGCGCGAAAAAGGGTATTCATTCGACACGGACAAGCCTGACATGATGAATTCCAACAAAGTGACCAGCGGCGTGATTCCTCCGAGGCTTTCCGGCGCGCAGAGGATTTCCCTGGATGGGCTCGAGGTTTCGGCGAGGCCGCACCGCGTGGCCGCGGGCCCGGTCGAATTTCTGGTGCTGCGCCAGGGCCCGCGTGACATGACGGTCTGGACCGAGGTGTGCCCGCATCAAGGAGGCCCTTTGTCGGAAGGGAGGATTTGCCAGGACCAGATCGAATGCCCGTGGCACGGCCTCAAGTTCGCCGGCGCGCGGCTTACGGAAGACAAACCTTACGGAAAGTTCGGGCGCTATGAATTGCGCCTCGAAAACAACACCCTGAGCATCGAGGAAAAGGAAGCCGCTGCGGCGCCGCGCCATGCCCTATGA
- the lhgO gene encoding L-2-hydroxyglutarate oxidase, whose protein sequence is MPYDFVIAGAGIVGLATTFELRKRHPGARLLVLEKEPEPGLHASGRNSGVLHSGIYYSPSTLKAKICREGQRRMIAFAREHGIAIRQDGKVIIASREQDIPVLHRLMGNAKAGGIKAELLSADDIMKIEPHCRPFQYGIHCPEVAVIDSRAVVHKLAELLTAQGVEIRYSEKITGVDEARKTLRTSKGKHDFSYFVNCGGAHADRIARFFGLGQDFVLVPFKGIYYHLRSDRDFLVRSNIYPVPDPEMPFLGVHFTRVIQGGVYAGPTAIPAFSRENYGLFQGIQPEEMAAIMGQLTKMMFGPDPIFRKLVRQELSNYIKSYFVARAQKLIPEVRSEDLELSAKVGIRPQLVNRKTQKLEMDYVLEKTACSLHVLNAISPAFTSAFAFAEEIVSRISK, encoded by the coding sequence ATGCCCTATGATTTCGTAATCGCCGGAGCCGGCATCGTCGGCCTGGCCACCACTTTCGAATTGCGCAAACGCCATCCGGGCGCGCGCCTGCTCGTCCTCGAAAAAGAACCGGAGCCGGGCCTGCACGCGAGCGGGCGCAACAGCGGCGTGCTTCACTCCGGCATTTATTATTCGCCGTCCACGCTGAAAGCGAAGATCTGCCGCGAAGGGCAGAGGCGCATGATCGCTTTCGCGCGGGAACACGGCATCGCGATCCGTCAGGACGGGAAAGTGATCATCGCCTCGCGCGAACAGGACATTCCCGTGCTGCACCGGCTCATGGGGAACGCGAAGGCCGGCGGGATCAAGGCCGAATTGCTCAGCGCGGACGACATCATGAAGATCGAGCCGCATTGCAGGCCTTTTCAATACGGCATCCATTGCCCGGAAGTCGCGGTGATCGACAGCCGCGCCGTCGTCCATAAGCTCGCGGAGCTGCTTACGGCGCAGGGCGTGGAAATCCGGTATTCGGAAAAAATCACCGGCGTCGACGAGGCCCGCAAAACCCTGCGCACGTCGAAGGGGAAGCACGATTTCTCTTATTTCGTCAATTGCGGCGGCGCCCACGCGGACAGAATCGCCAGGTTTTTCGGGCTGGGGCAGGACTTCGTCCTCGTGCCTTTCAAGGGAATTTATTATCACCTGCGGAGCGACCGGGATTTCCTCGTGAGGTCGAACATTTATCCCGTGCCTGATCCCGAGATGCCGTTCCTGGGCGTGCATTTTACGCGCGTGATTCAGGGAGGCGTTTATGCCGGGCCCACGGCGATTCCTGCGTTCAGCCGCGAAAACTACGGGCTGTTCCAGGGAATCCAGCCGGAAGAAATGGCGGCGATCATGGGCCAGCTTACGAAGATGATGTTCGGGCCGGACCCGATTTTCCGGAAGCTGGTGAGGCAGGAACTTTCCAATTACATCAAGTCTTACTTCGTCGCGCGCGCGCAGAAACTCATTCCTGAAGTCCGCTCCGAAGACCTGGAGCTTTCCGCCAAGGTCGGCATACGCCCGCAGCTGGTCAACCGCAAGACCCAGAAGCTGGAAATGGATTACGTGCTGGAAAAGACCGCGTGCTCCCTGCATGTCCTCAACGCGATTTCTCCGGCGTTTACCAGCGCCTTTGCGTTCGCGGAAGAGATTGTTTCCCGCATTAGTAAATAG
- a CDS encoding substrate-binding domain-containing protein, translated as MTSDAARLQPENIFMPATIRKKRKSVGLLTAFTPEIFRSEYFTRINAGIIDALRNTNYDLKMIMVKDEAYADPSEKILKEHDLDGLLLLTWRIHPRYIEEAVEGSPLPVVLINDFTPGLKANIVYCNNKMGTTLAVRHLISKGYRKIGMLQGPDEASLDARERYEIYRELLTQNGLEFEPSFYRKCDYFFEEDGYLKMMDMIQNVKPLPRAIVCFNDDIAIGAIRALKESWIQCPEQVAIIGYDGLERGKYLEPALTTIRQPLEKMGREMVAMMISLLEGSAVGPLQKEFLPELVIRQSC; from the coding sequence ATGACCTCCGACGCCGCGCGTCTGCAACCGGAAAATATCTTCATGCCTGCCACGATCAGAAAAAAAAGAAAATCCGTCGGTCTCTTGACCGCTTTCACGCCGGAAATCTTTCGCAGCGAATACTTCACGCGCATCAATGCCGGCATCATCGACGCCCTCCGCAACACGAATTACGACCTCAAAATGATCATGGTCAAAGACGAGGCCTACGCCGATCCCAGCGAGAAAATTCTCAAGGAGCACGACCTGGACGGGCTGCTTCTTCTCACCTGGCGCATCCATCCCCGCTACATCGAAGAGGCCGTGGAAGGCTCGCCGCTTCCCGTCGTGCTGATCAACGACTTCACGCCCGGGCTCAAGGCCAACATCGTCTACTGCAACAACAAAATGGGAACGACGCTCGCCGTCCGTCACCTGATCAGCAAAGGCTACCGCAAGATCGGCATGCTGCAGGGCCCGGACGAAGCATCACTCGATGCGCGCGAGCGCTACGAGATCTACCGCGAGCTGCTCACGCAGAACGGGCTCGAGTTCGAGCCGTCTTTCTACCGCAAGTGCGATTATTTTTTCGAGGAAGACGGCTATCTGAAAATGATGGACATGATCCAGAACGTCAAGCCGCTGCCCCGCGCCATCGTCTGCTTCAACGACGACATCGCCATCGGCGCCATCCGCGCGCTGAAAGAATCCTGGATCCAGTGCCCCGAGCAGGTCGCGATCATCGGTTATGACGGCCTGGAACGAGGCAAGTACCTGGAACCCGCGCTCACGACAATCCGCCAGCCGCTGGAAAAAATGGGGCGCGAGATGGTGGCGATGATGATTTCCCTTTTGGAAGGCAGCGCCGTCGGACCCTTGCAGAAAGAATTCCTTCCCGAGCTCGTCATCCGCCAGTCGTGTTGA
- a CDS encoding thermonuclease family protein has protein sequence MKKLNSGFLAGMMLAALCAAPAGPSFAAGEDTAIVIRVIDANTIVLKGGQEVRLIGVRSPSALDADRNNALAKQAGLKTESLADVGRQAKEFVEYLVQGQTVRLELDPGLASINHRDREGRILAYVWFTTPIFAQAPDWLVMDPSPKTPQDAFLNAAVMRAGYAALETDWPFAFGGKFLALQEEAKKSNRGMWQQRISIPPAPPAPKPGKH, from the coding sequence ATGAAAAAGCTGAATTCAGGCTTCCTGGCAGGGATGATGCTCGCCGCGCTTTGCGCCGCTCCGGCCGGGCCTTCTTTTGCCGCCGGGGAAGACACGGCGATCGTCATCCGCGTCATCGACGCCAATACCATTGTCCTCAAAGGGGGCCAGGAAGTCCGTCTGATCGGTGTGCGCTCGCCTTCCGCCCTGGATGCGGATCGCAACAACGCCCTTGCCAAACAGGCCGGCCTCAAGACCGAGTCCCTTGCCGACGTGGGCCGCCAGGCTAAGGAGTTCGTGGAATATCTCGTGCAAGGACAGACCGTGAGGCTGGAGCTGGATCCCGGCCTTGCCTCGATCAATCACCGCGACCGCGAGGGACGCATTCTGGCCTATGTGTGGTTTACAACGCCGATCTTCGCGCAGGCTCCCGACTGGCTGGTCATGGATCCTTCTCCGAAAACGCCGCAGGACGCCTTTCTCAATGCCGCGGTCATGCGTGCCGGTTACGCCGCGCTGGAAACCGATTGGCCCTTTGCGTTCGGAGGAAAATTCCTGGCCCTTCAGGAAGAAGCCAAAAAAAGTAACCGGGGCATGTGGCAGCAGCGCATTTCCATCCCTCCGGCCCCGCCCGCTCCCAAGCCCGGCAAGCACTAA
- a CDS encoding PAS domain S-box protein — MIVSILDPTHYAFNPHAIPFLIVGVLISVLGIFVLASDRPSASSLSFCLLCLLLGWWLLSFTMLFFSVPIATAVWWVKSANAAVVFIPSMVFLFTLATLGKLSKHRTFVFAGFSISCFFLATVFIPGGLIAGAEKHFWGNYTRYGKMIYPFLVFFGAMLLSSLILFAREYRVSSGVKKKRLRILLWSFGIGYIASVDFLPALGIDIFPFGYICVFIYIVMMAQGIWRYRSVDINSSFAADQIIRTVADALLVIDGSGIVRVSNEAANRLFAAGESLVGAPMRTRGIAFFKKENLARLLCSGKVQRSEVAFHDRDQGHIILEISTSVISENSGEGMALVCIAKDITERKNAEEALRRSEEHYRLLAQNISDVIWIMDMNFKYTFMSSSVSRFRGFTAEEAMAQKVEETLTPESAQIFMKAVAEEVTRPEAKDKNGPASCTLELEFTCRSGSSVWSETKITFVRNAEGRLTEILGVARDISERRQALKALEESEDCYNDLIRQAQDAILTVDRYGYIQAVNPSAERVLGYQAAELTGHHFAKMGILSPNSVAKTLQEFTLTILGWQRQPFDLQVLRKDQLAVAMRAHAKIIRRDKDHVKVQVVLRQITEENKGHPSALSA; from the coding sequence ATGATCGTCAGTATTCTGGATCCTACCCATTACGCATTTAATCCTCACGCGATTCCGTTCCTGATCGTGGGCGTCCTGATCTCGGTTCTCGGAATTTTCGTTCTTGCCAGCGACCGGCCGTCCGCCAGCAGCCTTTCGTTCTGCCTGCTTTGCCTCCTGCTGGGCTGGTGGCTGCTCTCTTTTACCATGCTTTTTTTCTCCGTGCCGATCGCGACCGCGGTTTGGTGGGTCAAGTCCGCCAATGCCGCCGTCGTTTTTATTCCGTCGATGGTTTTTCTTTTTACTCTGGCCACGCTGGGGAAACTCTCCAAGCACCGGACCTTTGTCTTCGCCGGTTTCTCAATTTCCTGCTTCTTTCTTGCCACGGTCTTCATTCCCGGAGGACTCATTGCCGGAGCGGAAAAGCATTTCTGGGGAAACTACACGCGCTACGGGAAAATGATTTATCCTTTCCTGGTTTTTTTCGGCGCCATGCTGCTGTCCAGCCTTATTCTATTTGCCAGGGAGTACCGCGTCAGTTCGGGGGTGAAGAAAAAGCGGCTGCGCATTCTTCTATGGAGCTTCGGCATCGGCTATATCGCGTCCGTTGATTTCCTGCCGGCGCTCGGCATCGACATCTTTCCCTTTGGATACATCTGCGTTTTCATTTACATCGTGATGATGGCACAGGGCATCTGGCGGTACCGCTCTGTCGACATCAATTCTTCTTTTGCCGCGGACCAGATCATCAGGACCGTGGCGGATGCGCTGCTGGTCATCGACGGCAGCGGCATCGTGCGCGTTTCCAACGAGGCTGCCAACCGGCTTTTCGCGGCCGGGGAGTCGCTTGTCGGGGCGCCCATGAGGACGCGCGGCATCGCGTTTTTCAAAAAAGAGAATCTGGCGCGGCTTTTGTGTTCGGGAAAAGTGCAGCGTTCGGAAGTCGCGTTTCACGACCGGGACCAGGGGCATATCATTCTCGAGATTTCCACGTCCGTGATTTCGGAGAATTCGGGGGAAGGCATGGCGCTGGTCTGCATCGCCAAAGACATCACCGAACGCAAGAACGCCGAAGAAGCGCTGCGCAGAAGCGAAGAGCATTACCGGCTGCTGGCGCAGAACATCTCGGACGTCATCTGGATCATGGACATGAATTTTAAATACACTTTCATGAGCTCTTCCGTGTCGCGGTTCCGCGGCTTTACCGCGGAAGAGGCCATGGCGCAGAAAGTGGAAGAAACGCTGACGCCGGAATCCGCGCAGATTTTCATGAAGGCCGTGGCCGAAGAGGTGACGCGGCCGGAGGCCAAAGACAAGAACGGGCCGGCCTCCTGCACGCTGGAGCTGGAGTTCACGTGCCGGAGCGGTTCTTCGGTCTGGAGCGAGACCAAGATCACTTTCGTACGCAATGCCGAGGGACGGCTCACGGAAATCCTCGGTGTCGCCCGCGACATCTCCGAACGCAGGCAGGCGCTCAAGGCGCTCGAGGAAAGCGAAGACTGCTACAACGACCTGATCCGCCAGGCCCAAGATGCCATCCTGACGGTCGACCGGTACGGGTACATTCAGGCTGTGAATCCTTCGGCGGAAAGGGTGCTGGGCTACCAGGCCGCCGAGCTTACCGGGCATCATTTTGCGAAGATGGGAATCCTTTCGCCCAACTCCGTCGCGAAGACGCTGCAGGAATTCACGCTGACCATTCTGGGCTGGCAGCGACAGCCGTTCGACCTGCAGGTCCTCCGGAAAGACCAGCTCGCGGTCGCCATGCGCGCGCACGCGAAAATCATCCGCCGCGACAAGGACCACGTCAAAGTCCAAGTCGTCCTCCGGCAGATTACGGAAGAAAACAAAGGCCATCCCTCGGCCCTTTCCGCCTGA
- a CDS encoding phosphatase PAP2 family protein codes for MSKPSKKILTFLLAGGILAAGVAFQSRYQEPAPLRPAVPVLAPAARTEGLGASLLALDRKAFSVLHYGKPSPLDYVFGWTTFLGTKACLLVLIFLFMAIWDPSCLWRRFGFVAAAVLIQEGLVNLTKMISSRPRPFMDFQQGALPGMETVRVLFHPPTSQSFPSGHAAGVFCAAYLLNRLYGGKLPFLYVLAAVIAFSRIHIGVHYPADVLAGTALGFLCGHLSWKLWERARTAKGLKPQVE; via the coding sequence ATGTCTAAGCCGTCTAAAAAAATACTGACCTTCCTGCTCGCCGGCGGCATTCTGGCCGCGGGAGTTGCCTTTCAATCCCGGTATCAAGAACCCGCGCCGCTGCGGCCCGCGGTCCCCGTGCTGGCGCCGGCCGCCAGAACCGAAGGCCTTGGCGCTTCACTCCTCGCGCTTGACCGGAAGGCCTTCTCGGTCTTGCATTATGGAAAGCCTTCGCCGCTCGATTATGTGTTCGGCTGGACGACCTTTCTCGGCACCAAGGCCTGCCTCTTGGTTCTCATTTTTCTTTTCATGGCGATTTGGGACCCCTCCTGCCTTTGGCGGCGATTTGGTTTCGTGGCGGCGGCCGTGCTGATCCAGGAGGGGCTTGTTAATTTGACCAAGATGATTTCGTCGCGGCCGCGGCCGTTCATGGATTTCCAGCAGGGGGCTTTGCCCGGCATGGAGACGGTCCGCGTGCTTTTCCATCCGCCTACTTCGCAATCGTTTCCTTCGGGGCATGCGGCAGGCGTTTTTTGCGCGGCGTACCTTTTAAACCGCCTCTATGGCGGGAAGCTGCCTTTTCTTTACGTGCTGGCGGCAGTCATTGCCTTTTCCCGGATCCACATCGGCGTCCACTATCCCGCGGACGTCCTGGCCGGTACGGCTTTGGGGTTCTTGTGCGGGCATCTCTCGTGGAAGCTTTGGGAGCGCGCGAGGACTGCAAAGGGCCTCAAGCCGCAGGTGGAATAG
- a CDS encoding nucleoside triphosphate pyrophosphatase: MALSTKLFFVYLASKSPRRLSYLRALKIPFGAVVSKHRETHRKSERPEALVVRNARGKALRAVLPSKAPAGARKKTLLVLGADTIVFFNGRVLGKPSSLREAERMLNAMAGKTHDVFSGIALRHPSSGKTWTAFERTRVRLKKWKPAQMRDYAVKAGSLDKAGAYGIQVRPKIVESYRGSYSNVVGLPKELLARMMRKAAREIGSLNAPGRTSV; encoded by the coding sequence ATGGCCCTTTCTACAAAACTCTTTTTTGTTTATCTGGCTTCGAAATCCCCGCGCAGATTATCCTATTTAAGAGCTTTAAAAATTCCATTCGGCGCGGTCGTTTCCAAACATCGGGAAACCCACCGGAAAAGCGAGCGGCCGGAAGCACTTGTTGTGCGCAACGCCCGGGGTAAGGCGCTGCGGGCGGTCCTCCCTTCGAAAGCGCCGGCCGGAGCGCGAAAAAAAACGCTGCTGGTCCTGGGCGCGGACACCATCGTTTTCTTCAACGGCCGCGTGCTCGGGAAACCCTCCAGCTTGCGGGAAGCCGAACGCATGCTGAACGCGATGGCCGGAAAAACGCATGACGTGTTTTCCGGGATCGCGCTGCGGCATCCGTCCAGCGGCAAAACGTGGACGGCTTTTGAGAGGACGCGGGTCCGGTTAAAAAAATGGAAGCCGGCGCAAATGCGGGACTACGCGGTCAAGGCCGGTTCGCTGGATAAAGCGGGCGCCTACGGGATCCAGGTCAGGCCGAAGATTGTGGAATCTTACCGGGGTTCTTACAGCAACGTCGTGGGGCTGCCCAAAGAACTTCTCGCCAGGATGATGCGGAAAGCGGCGCGGGAGATCGGGAGTCTTAATGCCCCTGGACGAACCAGCGTTTGA
- a CDS encoding prepilin-type N-terminal cleavage/methylation domain-containing protein gives MRNSRGFTLVEIMIVVAIIGLLAAIAIPNLLRARLNANEAAIKQDLRSFSSACEIFRANQNPVRFANNVAELSAAIPAYVDNTWLLNPRHQYNFAYAVGAANATYSMLAAPIPNGGINTYCIDQNGVLTGSVNGAGAPAGAGAGCNGGTPLS, from the coding sequence ATGCGAAATAGCCGCGGATTTACGCTGGTCGAAATCATGATTGTAGTCGCCATCATCGGATTGCTGGCGGCGATCGCCATTCCCAATCTGCTGCGAGCGCGCCTGAATGCCAACGAAGCGGCAATTAAGCAAGACCTCCGCAGCTTCAGTTCGGCCTGCGAGATCTTCCGGGCCAATCAGAATCCCGTGAGATTTGCCAACAATGTTGCGGAGCTTTCCGCGGCAATCCCGGCATACGTCGACAATACGTGGCTTCTTAATCCGCGCCATCAGTATAATTTCGCTTACGCCGTCGGCGCGGCGAATGCGACGTATTCCATGCTCGCGGCTCCCATACCGAACGGCGGAATCAACACCTACTGTATTGATCAGAATGGCGTTTTGACCGGCTCGGTCAACGGCGCCGGCGCTCCGGCAGGCGCGGGTGCGGGCTGCAACGGCGGCACGCCTCTCAGCTGA
- a CDS encoding BolA/IbaG family iron-sulfur metabolism protein produces MITPEEIEQIIERALQGAVVGAVDMTGTADHFEVRVSCESFRGKSLVEQHQMINRALKAPLEDGRIHALKIKTSVPQQ; encoded by the coding sequence ATGATCACACCCGAAGAGATCGAACAAATCATCGAGCGCGCCCTGCAAGGGGCGGTTGTCGGCGCCGTGGATATGACCGGCACTGCCGATCATTTTGAAGTCCGCGTTTCCTGCGAGTCCTTCCGCGGCAAGTCGCTGGTGGAACAGCACCAGATGATCAACCGCGCCCTGAAGGCCCCCCTCGAAGACGGCCGCATTCATGCTTTGAAGATCAAAACATCTGTCCCGCAACAATGA
- the grxD gene encoding Grx4 family monothiol glutaredoxin yields MSEDVFERIKSEIAKNKVVLFMKGRPEAPQCGFSAATVQILKSFPYPFASVDILANPDIRQALPQYSNWPTFPQLFINGQLVGGCDIVHELRDSGELEKLLTEAFKGA; encoded by the coding sequence ATGTCCGAAGACGTTTTTGAACGCATCAAGTCCGAAATCGCGAAGAACAAGGTGGTCCTTTTCATGAAAGGCCGGCCGGAGGCGCCTCAGTGCGGCTTTTCCGCGGCCACGGTCCAGATTCTCAAAAGTTTTCCCTACCCTTTCGCTTCCGTCGATATCCTGGCCAATCCCGACATTCGCCAGGCGCTTCCCCAATATTCCAACTGGCCGACCTTCCCGCAGCTTTTCATCAACGGCCAGCTCGTGGGAGGCTGCGACATCGTGCACGAACTGCGCGATTCCGGCGAACTGGAAAAGCTCCTGACCGAGGCCTTCAAGGGCGCCTGA
- a CDS encoding PilT/PilU family type 4a pilus ATPase codes for MDVNAYLNSCLGKVLEMKGQDLFLKVGSVPRTRLGGVVKPMPFDKLKDEEIRAIVEHLLTPKKKELLANNLSVDFAFTLTGREQRFRCNVFCQQGTYSLVIRTLWKSIPSFEELRIPPVLKKMPLERSGLIFIGGTVASGKSTTLTAMVDMMNQSVERHIITVEDPVEYLHEDKKCIINQREVGEDAHDFTSALKYVVRQSPDCVVIGEMRDAETFEFALASAEVGRLVLATVHAKSVVQIFDRVMGFFPPEKRDQILGHLSFNITCFVCQKLIMGKDGKLVPVFEIMVGNYTTRQLVREKKFDKVPQALRNAENEGMQTFDQATLKLWEEGVITAEEALKTSERPQEMENYMKGIKIDGSKSRILGS; via the coding sequence ATGGACGTTAACGCCTATTTGAATTCCTGCCTCGGAAAAGTCCTCGAAATGAAAGGGCAGGACCTGTTCCTGAAAGTGGGATCGGTTCCCCGGACCCGCCTCGGCGGCGTGGTCAAGCCCATGCCCTTCGACAAGCTGAAAGACGAGGAGATCAGGGCCATCGTCGAGCACCTGCTGACCCCGAAGAAAAAAGAACTTCTCGCCAATAATCTCAGCGTCGACTTTGCTTTCACGCTCACGGGCCGCGAGCAGCGTTTTCGCTGCAACGTTTTCTGCCAGCAGGGCACTTATTCGCTCGTCATCCGCACGCTCTGGAAGAGCATTCCCAGCTTCGAGGAACTCAGGATTCCGCCCGTCCTCAAAAAAATGCCGCTCGAGCGCTCGGGCCTTATTTTCATCGGCGGCACCGTGGCCTCGGGCAAGAGCACGACATTGACCGCCATGGTCGACATGATGAACCAGAGCGTCGAGCGTCACATCATTACCGTGGAAGATCCCGTCGAATACCTGCATGAAGACAAGAAATGCATCATCAACCAGCGCGAAGTCGGGGAAGACGCCCATGATTTTACGAGCGCGCTGAAATACGTCGTGCGCCAGTCTCCCGATTGCGTGGTCATCGGTGAAATGCGCGACGCGGAAACCTTTGAATTCGCGCTGGCTTCCGCCGAGGTCGGCCGCCTGGTGCTTGCGACCGTCCACGCCAAATCGGTTGTGCAGATCTTTGACCGCGTCATGGGATTTTTTCCGCCGGAAAAGCGGGACCAGATTCTGGGCCATTTGTCGTTCAACATCACCTGCTTTGTCTGCCAGAAGCTCATCATGGGCAAGGACGGCAAGCTCGTGCCGGTGTTCGAAATCATGGTCGGCAATTACACGACGCGCCAGCTGGTGCGCGAAAAGAAATTCGATAAAGTGCCGCAGGCATTGCGTAACGCGGAAAACGAAGGCATGCAGACTTTCGACCAGGCCACGTTGAAGCTCTGGGAAGAGGGCGTCATCACGGCCGAAGAAGCCTTGAAGACCAGCGAACGTCCTCAGGAAATGGAAAACTACATGAAGGGCATCAAGATCGACGGATCCAAGAGCCGAATCCTGGGTTCGTGA